From a region of the Dictyostelium discoideum AX4 chromosome 2 chromosome, whole genome shotgun sequence genome:
- a CDS encoding pyridine nucleotide-disulphide oxidoreductase, NAD-binding region domain-containing protein, which produces MISRAFSKVNKNQLIKTVSTNRIVACKNNQTQFIQRFSTSTDNSNNNEQNQQQQQQKEQEPKKKMNKFAFWGGLAVAGLGGFWIIDMVVNDDFDSVTDKFRTRLPESERKKRPKVVILGTGWGSLCFLRKLHTDLFDVTIISPRNYFLFTPLLVGGTTGTVEVRSIMEPIRKYCKRADAEDATFYEAECLSVDPVSKKVKCYDNSAVKGEVSEFELEYDHLIVGVGADNQTFGIPGVKENACFLKEINDTRNIRDKIIDCLETASYPGQPEKEIDRLLNFVVVGGGPSGVEFTAELNDFLQSDLLKTYPLAKRINVTLVEALPHILTIFDKKIIDHVEKRLQSSNNTKIWTKTAVVGVREKEITVKNTTTKEESIHPYGLLVWATGNTPRKITTQIMQSIGPNIQNNRRGLVVDDYFRVAGTDGIWSIGDASINPSKPLAQTAQVASQQGRYLGRLFNQLAEEMNNDLIKKRENPDAHKEEKEKQQEKLNLFNSITGSNKSFEEAVKEKPLFKYKHMGTLAYVGDHQAVAEFKGDHSTTVSEGYITYYLWRSVYFTKLLSVRNRALVSFDWLKSSVFGRDISRG; this is translated from the exons atgatttcaagAGCATTTtcaaaagttaataaaaatcaattaattaaaacagtGTCAACAAATCGTATTGTCGcatgtaaaaataatcaaacacAATTTATACAAAGATTTTCGACATCAactgataatagtaataataatgaacaaaatcaacaacaacaacaacaaaaagaacaagaaccaaaaaagaaaatgaataaatttgcATTTTGGGGTGGATTAGCAGTAGCAGGTTTAGGTGGTTTTTGGATAATTGATATGGTGGTTAATGATGATTTCGATTCAGTCACTGATAAATTTAGAACTAGATTACCAGAAAgtgaaagaaagaaaagaccAAAAGTTGTCATTCTTGGTACTGGTTGGGGTTCATTATGTTTCTTAAGAAAATTACATACtgatttatttgatgttACAATCATTTCACCAAg aaattactttttatttacacCATTATTAGTTGGTGGTACAACAGGTACAGTTGAAGTTAGATCAATTATGGAACCAATTAGAAAGTATTGTAAGAGAGCAGATGCAGAGGATGCAACTTTTTATGAAGCAGAATGTTTATCAGTTGATCCAGTTTCTAAAAAGGTTAAATGTTATGATAATAGTGCTGTAAAAGGTGAAGTTTCAGAATTCGAATTAGAGTATGATCATTTGATCGTTGGTGTCGGTGCCGATAATCAAACCTTTGGTATTCCAGGTGTAAAAGAGAATGCTTGTTtcttaaaagaaattaatgataCTCGTAACATTAgagataaaattattgattgtCTTGAAACTGCTTCTTATCCTGGTCAAcctgaaaaagaaattgatcgtttattaaatttcgttgtagttggtggtg gtcCATCTGGTGTTGAATTTACAGcagaattaaatgatttccTTCAAtcagatttattaaaaacataTCCATTAGCAAAGAGAATTAATGTTACATTAGTTGAAGCACTTCCACatattttaacaatttttgATAAGAAGATTATTGATCATGTTGAAAAACGTCTTCAAAGTTCAAACAATACAAAGATTTGGACAAAGACAGCAGTTGTTGGAGTTAGAGAGAAAGAGATTACAGTAAAGAATACTACAACCAAAGAGGAATCAATTCATCCATACGGTTTATTAGTATGGGCAACCGGTAATACACCAAGAAAGATTACCACTCAAATTATGCAATCGATCGGACCAAATATTCAAAACAATAGAAGAGGTttggttgttgatgattATTTCAGAGTGGCTGGTACTGATGGAATTTGGTCAATTGGTGATGCTTCAATTAATCCATCAAAACCATTGGCTCAAACTGCTCAAGTTGCTTCTCAACAAGGTCGTTATTTAGGCAGATTATTCAATCAATTGGCAGAGGAAATGAATAATGATCTCATTAAAAAGAGAGAGAATCCAGATGCACATAAagaggaaaaagaaaaacaacaagagAAATTAAACCTTTTCAATTCAATCACTGGTTCAAATAAAAGCTTTGAGGAAGCCGTCAAAGAGaaaccattatttaaatataaacatATGGGTACTTTAGCTTATGTTGGTGATCATCAAGCTGTAGCTGAATTCAAAGGTGATCATTCAACAACTGTCTCTGAAGGTTATATCACTTATTACCTCTGGAGAAGTGTATATTTCACTAAACTTTTAAGTGTTAGAAATCGTGCTTTAGTCTCTTTCGATTGGTTAAAGAGTAGTGTTTTCGGTAGAGATATTTCAAGaggttaa